A window from Pseudomonas campi encodes these proteins:
- a CDS encoding HD-GYP domain-containing protein → MLKRIAVSELCLGMYIHEFCGSWMDHPFWKGRFLLDSERDLLRIHASEVSEVWIDVGKGLDLAPGQASKTVEEVAAETEARLLAAESKTPPARVSLEQELARAQKLCARSKAAVVEMFSDARMGQAVELEHAAELVEEISDSVLRHPNALISLARLKTSDEYTYMHSLAVCALMIALARQLGLSEEQVREAGMAGLLHDIGKMAIPDAILNKPGKLTDAEFGTMRSHPEAGSKMLRDLQQVSALVLDVCLHHHEKYDGTGYPHRLAGEQISLFARMGAVCDVYDAITSDRPYKQGWDPAESIRKMAEWKGHFDEKVFQAFVKSVGIYPVGALVRLESGRLGVVMEQHEKSLLTPRIKVFFSARSKVPIPPEIIDLAKLVGRDKIVGRESVEDWGFKNIEELWSGLEARKGSYFD, encoded by the coding sequence GTGCTGAAGCGCATTGCGGTTTCCGAGTTGTGTCTCGGTATGTATATCCACGAATTCTGCGGCTCATGGATGGACCATCCCTTCTGGAAGGGCCGCTTCCTGCTCGACAGCGAACGCGACCTGCTGCGCATCCATGCCAGCGAAGTCAGCGAGGTGTGGATCGATGTCGGCAAGGGCCTCGATCTGGCGCCTGGTCAGGCCAGCAAGACGGTTGAGGAAGTCGCGGCGGAAACCGAGGCGCGTCTGCTGGCCGCCGAGAGCAAGACGCCACCGGCACGGGTCAGCCTGGAGCAGGAGTTGGCGCGGGCGCAGAAACTCTGTGCGCGCTCCAAGGCGGCCGTGGTCGAGATGTTCAGTGATGCGCGCATGGGCCAGGCGGTCGAACTGGAGCACGCTGCCGAACTGGTGGAAGAGATTTCCGACTCGGTGCTGCGCCACCCCAATGCGCTGATCAGTCTGGCGCGGCTGAAAACCTCCGACGAATACACCTACATGCACTCGCTGGCCGTGTGTGCCCTGATGATTGCCCTGGCCCGTCAGCTTGGCCTGAGTGAGGAGCAGGTGCGGGAGGCGGGCATGGCCGGCCTGCTGCATGACATCGGCAAGATGGCGATCCCGGATGCGATCCTCAACAAACCGGGCAAACTCACCGACGCCGAGTTTGGCACCATGCGCAGTCACCCCGAAGCGGGCAGCAAGATGTTGCGCGACCTCCAGCAGGTCAGCGCGCTGGTGCTGGATGTGTGCCTGCACCACCACGAGAAATACGATGGGACCGGCTACCCGCATCGTCTGGCCGGCGAGCAGATCAGCCTGTTCGCGCGCATGGGCGCGGTGTGCGATGTGTATGACGCGATTACTTCGGATCGCCCCTACAAACAGGGCTGGGACCCCGCCGAGTCGATCCGCAAGATGGCCGAATGGAAGGGCCATTTCGACGAGAAGGTGTTCCAGGCCTTCGTCAAATCGGTCGGCATCTACCCGGTCGGCGCCCTGGTGCGCCTGGAAAGCGGCCGCCTCGGCGTGGTCATGGAGCAGCACGAAAAGTCGCTGCTGACGCCACGGATCAAGGTGTTCTTCTCCGCCCGCTCGAAGGTGCCGATTCCCCCGGAGATCATCGACCTGGCCAAGCTGGTTGGCCGCGACAAGATCGTCGGCCGTGAGTCGGTCGAGGACTGGGGCTTCAAGAACATCGAGGAACTCTGGTCGGGGCTGGAGGCGCGCAAGGGCTCGTACTTCGACTGA
- a CDS encoding acyltransferase: MRRLLTASSIILLLLLNTLTLIGPLLLIALLKLAAPNRRLRALFSRGVMWVAETWAEIDKLIFAWLTPTVWDIRGGAGLRSDRSYLVVSNHQSWVDIPALVQAFNRKTPYFKFFLKQELIWVPFLGLAFWALDYPFMKRYSKAYLARHPHMQGKDLEITKAACERFKDLPVTVVNYLEGTRCTPAKQAQQGSPYQHLLKPKAGGVAFTLAALGPQLDALLDVTVVYPGNRAPGFWALLSGQLEKVIVDIRTLELDPTLWSGDYEGDAQFRQFVQGWVSALWADKDARISELKRQL; the protein is encoded by the coding sequence ATGCGTCGACTGCTGACCGCCAGCAGCATCATCCTGCTGCTTCTGCTCAATACCCTGACCCTGATCGGCCCGCTGCTGCTGATCGCCCTGCTCAAGCTGGCCGCGCCCAACCGGCGCCTGCGCGCGCTGTTCTCGCGCGGGGTGATGTGGGTCGCCGAGACCTGGGCGGAAATCGACAAACTGATCTTCGCCTGGCTCACCCCCACCGTCTGGGACATCCGCGGCGGCGCCGGGCTGCGCAGCGACCGTTCCTACCTGGTGGTGAGCAACCACCAGTCCTGGGTCGACATCCCGGCGCTGGTCCAGGCCTTCAACCGCAAGACGCCCTACTTCAAGTTCTTCCTCAAGCAGGAGCTGATCTGGGTGCCGTTCCTCGGCCTGGCCTTCTGGGCCCTCGATTACCCCTTCATGAAGCGTTATTCCAAGGCCTACCTGGCCAGGCACCCGCATATGCAGGGCAAGGATCTGGAGATCACCAAAGCCGCCTGCGAGCGCTTCAAGGATTTGCCGGTGACCGTGGTCAACTACCTCGAAGGCACCCGCTGCACCCCGGCCAAGCAGGCCCAGCAAGGCTCGCCCTACCAGCACCTGCTCAAGCCCAAGGCCGGCGGCGTGGCTTTCACCCTGGCCGCGCTGGGCCCGCAACTGGATGCCTTGCTGGATGTCACGGTGGTCTATCCGGGCAACCGCGCACCGGGCTTCTGGGCGCTGCTCAGTGGCCAGCTGGAGAAGGTCATAGTCGACATCCGCACCCTGGAGCTGGACCCGACCCTGTGGAGCGGCGACTACGAGGGCGATGCGCAGTTCCGCCAGTTCGTCCAGGGCTGGGTCAGCGCTTTATGGGCAGACAAGGACGCACGGATCAGCGAGCTGAAGCGCCAGCTGTAA
- the torT gene encoding TMAO reductase system periplasmic protein TorT produces MRALKGLLFCLCLTSLQAVADWYPVAVQADGQPLNYQPLARAAQAWRICALLPHGKDRYWWGVAWGLDDEAARQGVRLGIYEAGGYENPQTQIAQLQACRAQKADAYVIASINTTDLCPLIAQLQGEGKPVIDLVNRLDCAGISARSQVSFADMMREVLAYIEGSREPGPFSIGWLPGPQGAGWVADGESSLHQALQNQPVTLYHGGYAPVDRASQAQLVRRLLSEHSDVDYLLGNAEAAGFAAQLVQTSGNHYRAQVLATYTTERIIEQIRDGFILAAPTDSPVLQARIAIDLAVRALERQPHPRLVSPLIEMLDQRSLSRFDISRLMPPEGHWMIRRDLPQ; encoded by the coding sequence ATGCGCGCGCTCAAGGGCCTGTTGTTCTGCCTCTGCCTGACCAGCCTGCAAGCTGTGGCTGACTGGTACCCCGTGGCGGTGCAGGCAGATGGCCAGCCGCTGAACTACCAGCCGCTGGCGCGCGCCGCGCAAGCCTGGCGCATCTGTGCGCTGCTGCCGCACGGCAAGGATCGCTACTGGTGGGGCGTGGCCTGGGGCCTGGATGACGAGGCCGCGCGCCAGGGCGTGCGACTGGGCATCTACGAAGCCGGTGGCTACGAGAACCCGCAGACGCAGATTGCCCAGCTGCAGGCGTGCCGCGCGCAGAAGGCCGACGCCTATGTGATCGCCTCGATCAACACCACGGATCTGTGCCCGCTGATCGCCCAGCTGCAGGGCGAGGGCAAACCGGTCATCGACCTGGTCAATCGCCTGGATTGCGCAGGGATCAGCGCCCGCTCGCAAGTCAGCTTCGCCGACATGATGCGCGAAGTGCTCGCCTATATCGAAGGCAGTCGCGAGCCCGGCCCGTTCAGTATCGGCTGGCTGCCGGGACCACAGGGCGCCGGTTGGGTGGCGGATGGCGAGAGCAGCCTGCACCAGGCTTTGCAGAACCAGCCGGTGACGCTCTATCACGGCGGTTATGCGCCGGTGGATCGCGCCAGCCAGGCTCAGCTGGTGCGTCGTCTGCTGAGCGAGCACAGCGATGTCGACTACCTGCTGGGCAATGCCGAAGCCGCCGGTTTTGCCGCGCAGCTGGTGCAGACTTCCGGCAATCATTACCGCGCCCAGGTGCTGGCGACCTACACCACCGAGCGCATCATCGAGCAGATCCGCGATGGCTTCATCCTCGCCGCCCCCACCGATTCACCGGTGCTGCAGGCGCGCATCGCCATTGATCTGGCCGTGCGTGCGCTGGAGCGCCAGCCGCATCCCAGGCTGGTCAGCCCGCTGATCGAGATGCTCGATCAGCGCAGCCTGTCGCGCTTCGATATCAGCCGGCTGATGCCGCCGGAAGGCCACTGGATGATCCGCCGCGATTTGCCGCAGTAA
- the dbpA gene encoding ATP-dependent RNA helicase DbpA: MNSAFSSLPLSAAMLANLDALGYAEMTPIQAQSLPVILKGMDLIAQAKTGSGKTAAFGIGLLAPLNPRFFGCQALVLCPTRELADQVAKELRRLARAADNIKILTLCGGVPFGPQIGSLEHGAHVIVGTPGRIQEHLKKGTLKLDGLNCLVLDEADRMLDMGFYDSIAEIINQTPAKRQTLLFSATYPTGIKQLSATFMRDPQQVKVEALHDDAQIEQRFYEIAPEQRMDAVLKLLHSYRPESCVAFCFTKQQCQELVDHLTANGISAAALNGDLEQRDRDQVLAMFANRSLSVLVATDVAARGLDIDALDMVINVELARDSEIHIHRVGRTGRAGAKGMAMSLVAPAEGQRAQAIETLQKSPLNWHPLSSLKVQSGEPLQPPMVTLCIGAGRKEKLRPGDILGALTGEAGLPGAKIGKIALFDYQAFVAVERDVAKLALKRLSEGKIKGRSLRVRPL, translated from the coding sequence GTGAACAGCGCTTTCTCCTCCTTGCCCCTTTCCGCCGCCATGCTGGCCAACCTCGACGCCCTCGGTTATGCCGAGATGACGCCGATCCAGGCGCAAAGCCTGCCGGTGATTCTCAAGGGCATGGACCTGATCGCCCAGGCCAAGACCGGCAGCGGCAAGACCGCAGCCTTCGGCATCGGCCTGCTGGCACCGCTAAATCCGCGCTTCTTCGGTTGCCAGGCGCTGGTGCTGTGCCCGACCCGCGAGCTGGCCGACCAGGTCGCCAAGGAGCTGCGCCGCCTGGCCCGCGCCGCCGACAACATCAAGATCCTCACCCTCTGCGGCGGCGTGCCGTTCGGCCCGCAGATCGGCTCGCTGGAACACGGTGCCCACGTCATCGTCGGCACCCCGGGGCGCATCCAGGAACACCTGAAGAAGGGCACCCTCAAGCTCGACGGCCTCAACTGCCTGGTGCTCGACGAAGCCGACCGCATGCTCGACATGGGCTTCTACGACAGCATCGCCGAGATCATCAACCAGACCCCGGCCAAGCGGCAGACCCTGCTGTTCTCCGCCACCTACCCGACCGGTATCAAGCAGCTCAGCGCGACCTTCATGCGCGACCCGCAGCAGGTCAAGGTCGAGGCCCTGCACGACGATGCGCAGATCGAACAGCGCTTCTACGAGATCGCCCCGGAGCAGCGCATGGATGCCGTGCTCAAGCTGCTCCACAGCTACCGCCCGGAATCCTGCGTGGCCTTCTGCTTCACCAAGCAGCAGTGCCAGGAGCTGGTCGATCACCTGACGGCCAACGGCATTTCCGCAGCCGCACTGAATGGCGACCTGGAACAGCGCGACCGCGACCAGGTGCTGGCGATGTTCGCCAACCGCAGCCTGTCGGTGCTGGTGGCCACCGACGTGGCGGCCCGCGGCCTGGATATCGACGCCCTGGACATGGTGATCAACGTCGAGCTGGCGCGTGACTCGGAAATCCACATCCACCGCGTTGGCCGTACCGGCCGCGCCGGTGCCAAGGGCATGGCCATGAGCCTGGTCGCCCCGGCCGAAGGGCAACGCGCCCAGGCCATCGAAACCCTGCAGAAGAGCCCGCTGAACTGGCACCCGCTGAGCAGCCTCAAGGTGCAGAGCGGCGAGCCGCTGCAACCGCCGATGGTCACCCTGTGCATCGGTGCCGGGCGCAAGGAGAAGCTGCGCCCCGGCGACATCCTCGGCGCACTCACCGGCGAGGCCGGGCTGCCCGGCGCGAAGATCGGCAAGATCGCCCTGTTCGACTACCAGGCCTTCGTCGCCGTCGAGCGCGACGTGGCCAAGCTAGCGCTCAAGCGCCTCAGCGAAGGCAAGATCAAGGGTCGCTCGCTGCGCGTACGCCCACTCTGA
- the yccS gene encoding YccS family putative transporter, whose product MPSSLDFTLRSLWAREKFTYGIRVFIALAGSMALCWYLDKIALVIPLFLGCIASALAESDDHWRGRLQALLVTLLCFAATATAVQLLFPYPWLFGIGLALAAFAMTLLGGIGERYAAVASATLILAIYTAIGLEHRGGGMGSFWQEPLLLIAGAAWYGLLGVIWSALFSQQPVQQALARVFIELGAFLRLKAALFEPLRQLDVEARRLAVAKQNGQVVNALNQAKDIILNRMSRKRSGQKTNRYLKLYFIAQDIHERASSSHHPYNALAEAFFHSDVMFRCGRLLSQQGKACQALGTAIRMRQPFDYNDNSQAMADLNASMAYLREQNNPAWRRLLRSLAALAGNLATLERKLTSASNPDALADEQDSTLLDRSPQNLKDAFERLRQHVSPTSLVFRHALRLSVALAAGYGLLHWVHPQQGYWILLTTLFVCRPSYGATRLRLVQRVSGTLLGLVAGWALISLFPDPLLQSLFAVVAGVAFFTNRVDRYTLATSAMTLVVVLCFNQVSDGYAVIWPRLVDTVLGTVIAGLAVFFILPDWQGRKLNQVLASTLSSNSRYLLQIMQQYTSGKRDDLSYRLARRNAHNADAALSTTLSNMLMEPGHFRKDAETGFRFLVLSHTLLSYLSALGAHRVSLADDASDALHDRAVAHISAALESIASSLRDNQPVAVYSEADQALAEELEQLPEEIDEGHRLVQVQLGLICRQLAPLRTLVAHLQKQQPEAVVAKAA is encoded by the coding sequence ATGCCTTCATCGCTCGACTTCACCCTGCGCAGCCTGTGGGCGCGCGAAAAATTCACCTACGGCATCCGCGTGTTCATCGCGCTGGCCGGCTCCATGGCACTGTGCTGGTACCTGGACAAGATCGCCCTGGTCATCCCGCTGTTCCTCGGCTGCATCGCCAGCGCCCTGGCCGAGAGCGACGACCACTGGCGCGGCCGCCTGCAGGCCCTGCTGGTCACCCTGCTGTGCTTCGCCGCCACCGCCACCGCGGTGCAATTGCTGTTCCCCTACCCCTGGCTGTTCGGCATCGGCCTGGCCCTGGCCGCCTTCGCCATGACCCTGCTCGGCGGCATCGGCGAACGCTATGCGGCGGTGGCCTCGGCCACCCTGATCCTGGCGATCTACACGGCCATCGGCCTGGAACACCGTGGCGGCGGCATGGGCAGTTTCTGGCAGGAGCCGCTGCTGCTGATTGCCGGTGCGGCCTGGTACGGCCTGCTCGGGGTGATCTGGAGCGCGCTGTTCAGCCAGCAGCCGGTGCAGCAGGCACTGGCGCGGGTGTTCATCGAGCTGGGCGCGTTCCTGCGTCTCAAGGCCGCGCTGTTCGAACCGCTGCGCCAGCTGGATGTGGAAGCCCGGCGCCTGGCCGTGGCCAAGCAGAACGGTCAGGTGGTGAATGCCCTGAACCAGGCCAAGGACATCATCCTCAACCGCATGAGCCGCAAGCGCAGCGGGCAGAAGACCAACCGCTACCTCAAGCTGTACTTCATCGCCCAGGACATCCACGAGCGCGCCAGTTCCTCGCACCACCCGTACAACGCCCTGGCCGAAGCCTTCTTCCACAGCGACGTGATGTTCCGCTGCGGGCGCCTGCTCAGCCAGCAGGGCAAGGCCTGCCAGGCCCTCGGCACGGCCATCCGCATGCGCCAGCCGTTCGACTACAACGACAACAGCCAGGCCATGGCCGATCTCAACGCCTCCATGGCCTACCTGCGCGAGCAGAACAACCCGGCCTGGCGCCGCCTGCTGCGCTCGCTGGCCGCCCTGGCCGGCAACCTGGCAACCCTGGAACGCAAGCTGACCAGCGCCAGCAACCCCGATGCCCTGGCCGACGAGCAGGACAGCACGCTGCTCGACCGCTCGCCACAAAACCTCAAGGATGCCTTCGAGCGCCTGCGCCAGCATGTCTCGCCGACCTCGCTGGTGTTCCGTCACGCCCTGCGCCTGTCGGTGGCCCTGGCCGCCGGTTATGGCCTGCTGCACTGGGTGCATCCGCAACAGGGCTACTGGATTCTGCTGACCACCCTGTTCGTCTGCCGGCCCAGCTACGGCGCCACCCGCCTGCGCCTGGTACAGCGGGTCAGCGGCACCCTGCTCGGCCTGGTGGCAGGTTGGGCGCTGATCAGCCTGTTCCCCGATCCGCTGCTGCAGTCGCTGTTCGCCGTGGTCGCCGGGGTGGCCTTCTTCACCAACCGGGTCGACCGCTACACCCTGGCCACCAGCGCCATGACCCTGGTGGTGGTGCTCTGCTTCAACCAGGTCAGCGACGGCTATGCGGTGATCTGGCCGCGCCTGGTGGATACCGTGCTGGGCACGGTGATCGCCGGCCTGGCGGTGTTCTTCATCCTGCCCGACTGGCAGGGGCGCAAGCTCAACCAGGTACTGGCCAGCACCCTGAGCAGCAACAGCCGCTACCTGCTGCAGATCATGCAACAGTACACCTCCGGCAAGCGCGACGACTTGAGCTACCGCCTGGCCCGGCGCAACGCACACAACGCCGATGCGGCGCTGTCGACCACCCTGAGCAACATGCTCATGGAGCCCGGCCACTTCAGGAAAGACGCCGAGACCGGCTTTCGCTTCCTGGTGCTGTCGCACACCCTGCTCAGCTACCTGTCGGCCCTCGGCGCGCACCGCGTGAGCCTGGCCGACGATGCCAGCGACGCCCTGCACGACCGCGCCGTGGCGCATATCAGCGCGGCGCTGGAGAGCATCGCCAGCAGCCTGCGCGACAACCAGCCGGTGGCGGTCTACAGCGAGGCCGACCAGGCCCTGGCCGAGGAGCTGGAACAGCTGCCGGAAGAGATCGACGAAGGCCACCGCCTGGTGCAGGTGCAGCTCGGCCTGATCTGCCGCCAGCTGGCCCCACTGCGCACCCTGGTCGCCCACCTGCAGAAGCAGCAGCCGGAGGCGGTGGTGGCCAAGGCGGCCTGA
- a CDS encoding NAD(P)/FAD-dependent oxidoreductase, translated as MCAAQAGARGRQVLLLDHANKAGKKILMSGGGRCNFTNMYSEPGNFLSGNPHFCKSALARYTQWDFIELVGKHGVPYHEKKLGQLFCDNKASDILNLLLAECDAAGVDLRLDTSIEQIDKLEAGYRLLTSGGSFDCESLVIATGGLSIPTLGATGFGYQVARQFGHELLPTRAGLVPFTITEPQLKELCTELSGTSVEDCLVSCNGQSFKENILFTHRGLSGPAILQISSYWQPGDSVQINLLPHLDLPEWLAEQQRERPNSELKTVLGELFTKKMANLLAEQWFVSKPLKQYTPAELNTVATRLAEWTLIPAGTEGYRTAEVTLGGVDTREVSSKTMESLKSPGLYFIGEVLDVTGHLGGFNFQWAWASAHAAAQFV; from the coding sequence ATGTGCGCAGCCCAGGCGGGCGCGCGCGGGCGTCAGGTGCTGCTGCTCGATCACGCCAACAAAGCGGGCAAGAAGATCCTCATGTCCGGCGGCGGACGCTGCAACTTCACCAATATGTACAGCGAGCCGGGCAACTTCCTCTCCGGCAACCCGCACTTCTGCAAATCGGCCCTGGCCCGCTACACCCAGTGGGACTTCATCGAGCTGGTGGGCAAGCACGGCGTGCCCTACCACGAGAAGAAGCTCGGCCAGCTGTTCTGCGACAACAAGGCCAGCGACATCCTCAACCTGCTGCTGGCCGAGTGCGACGCGGCCGGCGTCGACCTGCGCCTGGACACCAGCATCGAGCAGATCGACAAGCTTGAGGCCGGCTACCGCCTGCTCACCAGCGGCGGCAGCTTCGACTGTGAATCCCTGGTGATCGCCACTGGCGGCCTGTCGATCCCCACCCTCGGCGCAACGGGCTTCGGCTACCAGGTGGCACGGCAGTTCGGCCACGAGCTGCTGCCGACCCGCGCCGGCCTGGTGCCGTTCACCATTACCGAGCCGCAGCTCAAGGAGCTGTGCACCGAGCTGTCCGGCACTTCGGTGGAAGACTGCCTGGTGAGCTGCAATGGGCAGAGCTTCAAGGAGAACATTCTGTTCACCCACCGCGGCCTCAGCGGCCCGGCGATCCTGCAGATTTCCTCCTACTGGCAGCCCGGCGACAGCGTGCAGATCAACCTGCTGCCGCACCTCGACCTGCCCGAGTGGCTGGCCGAGCAACAGCGCGAGCGGCCCAACAGCGAACTGAAGACCGTACTTGGCGAGCTGTTCACCAAGAAGATGGCCAACCTGCTGGCCGAACAGTGGTTCGTCTCCAAGCCGCTCAAGCAGTACACCCCGGCCGAGCTGAATACCGTGGCCACGCGCCTGGCCGAGTGGACGCTGATCCCGGCTGGCACCGAGGGCTACCGCACCGCCGAAGTCACCCTGGGCGGCGTGGACACCCGCGAGGTCTCGTCGAAGACCATGGAGTCGCTGAAATCACCGGGGTTGTACTTCATCGGCGAGGTGCTCGACGTCACCGGTCATCTGGGCGGCTTCAACTTCCAGTGGGCCTGGGCCTCGGCCCATGCGGCGGCGCAGTTCGTCTGA
- a CDS encoding diguanylate cyclase produces MPDARHHPSLPLLMLLALLLSLLTLPARAALVLHDDSQPVALLGQVDYLTDPSGALQLQALLASPERFHSSAGRRDLGFGYVQGAIWLRLQVESAASQPRDWRLEIDYPSLDRVDLYDAGADGVRHSQAGDMLPFAERSVGNRNPVFDLHLQPGERRTLYLRASSAGSMTLGASLYSRQAHELHSIQGYVVQALYGGTLLALGCYNLLLFLALRERPFFYYVLFVSVFAIGILGLNGIGAQFLWPQAGWWTNRALPFGINGAAAIGILFARSFLDTPKWLPRGDRWLRLAFVVVACCALATLLLPVQLALQIMSISGIAMCLTLLGTGFVCLKNRVPGAGIFALAWSMLLGGAVLLALRNFALIPSNFFTIHAMQIGSSLEMILLSFALAARFNVLKRQKEQALQQHERQLELRVAERTEALEDANQRLRGLAMKDPLTGLANRTALQTQLELAIRRSQRRQELLAVMLIDLDGFKPINDQHGHALGDQVLAAIARRLQHCARETDLPARLGGDEFVLVCETISSPQHAEQVAQRILEQISLPIELDQLTVQVGASIGIALSRGEDSGTLLIRRADAAMYAAKASGRNRVQLHEVTPA; encoded by the coding sequence ATGCCTGACGCCCGTCACCATCCTTCGCTGCCCCTGCTGATGCTGCTCGCCCTGCTGCTGAGCCTGCTGACGCTGCCTGCGCGGGCCGCCCTGGTGCTGCACGATGACAGCCAGCCCGTGGCCCTGCTCGGCCAAGTCGACTACCTCACCGACCCGAGCGGCGCGCTGCAACTGCAGGCGCTGCTCGCCAGCCCCGAGCGTTTCCACAGCAGCGCCGGGCGCCGCGACCTGGGTTTCGGCTATGTCCAAGGCGCCATCTGGCTGCGCCTGCAGGTCGAGTCCGCGGCCAGCCAGCCGCGCGACTGGCGCCTGGAAATCGACTATCCCTCGCTGGATCGGGTCGACCTCTACGATGCCGGCGCAGACGGCGTGCGCCACAGCCAGGCCGGCGACATGCTGCCCTTCGCGGAGCGCAGCGTCGGCAACCGCAACCCGGTGTTCGACCTGCACCTGCAACCTGGCGAGCGCCGCACCCTGTACCTGCGCGCCAGCTCCGCAGGCAGCATGACCCTCGGTGCCAGCCTCTACTCGCGGCAGGCCCACGAACTGCACAGCATCCAGGGCTACGTGGTTCAGGCGCTCTACGGCGGCACCCTGCTCGCCCTCGGCTGCTACAACCTGCTGCTGTTCCTCGCCCTGCGCGAACGGCCGTTTTTCTATTACGTGTTGTTCGTCAGCGTGTTCGCCATCGGCATCCTCGGCCTCAACGGCATCGGCGCGCAGTTCCTCTGGCCGCAAGCCGGCTGGTGGACCAACCGCGCCCTGCCCTTCGGCATCAATGGCGCAGCGGCCATCGGCATCCTCTTCGCGCGCAGCTTCCTCGATACGCCGAAATGGCTGCCGCGTGGCGACCGCTGGTTGCGCCTGGCCTTCGTCGTCGTAGCCTGCTGCGCCCTCGCCACCCTGCTGCTACCGGTACAACTGGCCCTGCAGATCATGTCGATTTCCGGCATCGCCATGTGCCTGACCCTGCTCGGCACCGGCTTCGTCTGCCTGAAGAATCGGGTGCCGGGCGCCGGCATCTTCGCCCTGGCCTGGAGCATGCTGCTCGGCGGCGCCGTCCTGCTGGCGCTGCGCAACTTCGCCCTGATCCCGTCGAACTTCTTCACCATCCACGCCATGCAGATCGGCTCGTCGCTGGAGATGATCCTGCTGTCCTTCGCCCTCGCCGCGCGCTTCAACGTGCTCAAACGGCAGAAGGAACAGGCCCTGCAGCAGCATGAGCGCCAGCTGGAGCTGCGCGTGGCCGAGCGCACCGAGGCCCTGGAAGATGCCAACCAGCGCCTGCGCGGCCTGGCCATGAAAGACCCGCTCACCGGCCTGGCCAACCGCACCGCGCTGCAGACCCAGCTGGAGCTGGCCATCCGCCGCTCGCAGCGGCGCCAGGAGTTGCTGGCCGTGATGCTGATCGACCTGGACGGTTTCAAGCCGATCAACGACCAGCACGGCCACGCCCTCGGCGATCAGGTGCTCGCCGCCATCGCCCGGCGCCTGCAGCACTGCGCCCGCGAAACCGACCTGCCGGCGCGTTTGGGTGGCGATGAGTTCGTGCTGGTCTGCGAGACCATCAGCTCGCCCCAGCACGCGGAACAGGTGGCGCAGCGGATTCTCGAACAGATCAGCCTGCCCATTGAACTGGACCAACTGACCGTGCAAGTCGGCGCCAGCATCGGCATCGCCCTCAGTCGCGGCGAGGACAGCGGCACTCTGCTGATCCGCCGCGCCGACGCCGCTATGTATGCCGCCAAGGCCAGCGGCCGCAACCGCGTGCAGTTGCATGAGGTCACGCCGGCCTGA
- a CDS encoding type 1 glutamine amidotransferase domain-containing protein, translated as MPAPCVVIPLPCRDYDPSEAALSWRLLRQAGYRVCFATPDGLPAQPDPLMLSGEGLDPWGRIAGLRRFKLLGLLLRARGDAREACAEMLADADYRQPLRHERLRVEDFAGVVVPGGHWARGMREYLESPALQAFIAAWMAADKPLAAVCHGVLLVARSRAADGRSVLHGRKTTGLTWQMEKTAWDLTRFYGRWWDRDYYRTYLEAPGEAAGHMSVQGEVGRLLASPADFLDVPKDAADYWRKTSGLHRDSASDSRPAWVVRDGNYVSARWPGDVHSWTRSFIELLPKV; from the coding sequence ATGCCCGCACCCTGTGTCGTCATTCCCCTGCCGTGCCGTGACTACGACCCCAGTGAAGCCGCCCTGAGCTGGCGCCTGCTGCGCCAGGCCGGTTACCGCGTGTGTTTCGCCACCCCGGACGGCCTGCCGGCGCAGCCGGACCCGCTGATGCTGAGCGGTGAAGGGCTCGATCCCTGGGGGCGGATTGCCGGCCTGCGCCGCTTCAAGCTGCTCGGCTTGCTGCTGCGCGCCCGTGGCGATGCGCGCGAGGCCTGCGCGGAGATGCTGGCCGATGCGGATTATCGCCAGCCGCTGCGCCACGAGCGCCTGCGTGTCGAGGACTTCGCCGGGGTGGTGGTGCCGGGTGGGCACTGGGCGCGCGGCATGCGCGAGTACCTGGAAAGTCCGGCGCTGCAGGCCTTTATCGCGGCGTGGATGGCCGCCGACAAGCCGTTGGCGGCGGTCTGCCATGGCGTCTTGCTGGTGGCGCGCAGCCGCGCGGCGGATGGCCGCTCGGTGCTGCACGGGCGCAAGACCACCGGGCTGACCTGGCAGATGGAGAAGACTGCCTGGGACCTGACGCGCTTCTACGGGCGCTGGTGGGATCGCGATTATTACCGCACCTATCTGGAGGCGCCGGGTGAGGCGGCCGGGCATATGAGTGTGCAGGGCGAGGTCGGGCGCCTGCTGGCCAGCCCGGCGGACTTTCTCGATGTGCCCAAGGATGCCGCCGACTACTGGCGCAAGACCAGCGGCCTGCACCGCGACAGCGCCAGCGACAGTCGTCCGGCCTGGGTGGTGCGGGACGGTAACTATGTGTCGGCGCGTTGGCCGGGCGATGTGCACAGCTGGACGCGGAGCTTTATCGAGTTGCTGCCAAAGGTCTGA